Proteins found in one Lutimonas zeaxanthinifaciens genomic segment:
- a CDS encoding diadenylate cyclase yields MDQITFLNISFLDILDIVLVAVLLFYIFRLIRGTAAINIFIGIAIIYLIWKLTQALEMELLSDILGKFLGGGFIALIIVFQQEIRKFLLMVGSTNIASKKGILKNFKFFRTEIAANNHIDDIVQFCEEMGKIKTGAQIVLKRNNSLEFVKMTGDEMEIKVNKPILKSIFYKNSPLHDGAIVVENNIITASRVILPIENTIEIPAHFGLRHRAGLGITTRTDALALIVSEESGQVSYINNGAFILYEDFSELTELIKDDLNY; encoded by the coding sequence TTGGATCAAATTACTTTTTTAAACATCAGCTTCTTAGATATTCTTGACATCGTTTTAGTTGCTGTTTTGCTTTTTTATATATTCCGATTAATTCGAGGTACCGCTGCCATCAACATATTCATCGGAATCGCTATCATCTATTTGATCTGGAAACTTACACAGGCACTTGAAATGGAACTTCTTAGTGATATTCTGGGCAAGTTTCTTGGAGGTGGTTTTATTGCGCTAATCATTGTATTTCAACAGGAGATAAGGAAATTCCTTTTAATGGTTGGATCAACCAATATAGCCTCTAAAAAAGGGATTTTAAAGAATTTCAAATTTTTTCGAACAGAAATAGCCGCTAATAATCACATTGATGACATTGTCCAATTCTGTGAGGAAATGGGTAAAATCAAAACGGGTGCACAGATTGTTTTAAAAAGGAACAATAGCCTGGAATTTGTTAAAATGACCGGGGATGAAATGGAGATTAAAGTGAATAAGCCCATTCTAAAAAGTATATTTTATAAAAACAGCCCACTGCATGATGGAGCCATCGTTGTGGAAAACAATATTATCACGGCAAGCCGGGTCATCCTTCCTATTGAGAATACCATTGAAATTCCTGCTCATTTTGGATTGAGACACAGAGCCGGGCTTGGGATCACCACAAGAACCGATGCACTTGCTCTTATTGTTTCTGAAGAATCAGGGCAGGTTTCCTATATCAATAATGGCGCTTTTATACTCTATGAAGATTTTTCTGAATTGACCGAACTGATCAAAGACGACCTCAATTATTAG
- the folP gene encoding dihydropteroate synthase, with protein MYINCKGELIDLSRPKVMGILNLTPDSFYDGGKYNNEASILNQVQKMVGEGADFIDLGAYSSRPNAKNISEEEEQKRLIAPLRAILKEFPETRISVDTFRSRIAREAVKYGACMVNDISGGELDPEMFRTIAELQVPYVLMHMKGSPQTMQQHTSYTNLVKEMIFYFSEKIFELRQMGVNDLILDPGFGFSKNLLQNYELLGKLDLLETLNLPILTGISRKSMLYRLLDIKPENALNATTVANTIALLKGARILRVHDIKEAVEAIEITQKMKDSQVSP; from the coding sequence ATGTATATCAATTGTAAAGGTGAATTAATCGATCTAAGCCGGCCAAAGGTCATGGGAATCCTGAACCTTACTCCTGATTCATTTTATGACGGGGGCAAATACAATAATGAAGCCTCAATCCTGAACCAGGTTCAGAAAATGGTTGGCGAAGGGGCTGATTTTATCGATCTAGGAGCCTACTCTTCGCGGCCAAATGCCAAAAACATATCCGAAGAAGAAGAACAGAAGAGGCTTATTGCACCATTAAGGGCAATCCTAAAAGAATTTCCAGAAACCAGAATTTCTGTTGACACGTTTCGTAGCCGAATTGCCCGAGAGGCAGTTAAATACGGCGCATGCATGGTCAATGATATCTCTGGAGGCGAATTAGACCCGGAAATGTTTCGGACAATTGCTGAATTACAGGTACCCTATGTGTTGATGCATATGAAGGGTTCTCCGCAAACCATGCAGCAACATACCTCCTATACAAATCTGGTCAAGGAAATGATTTTCTATTTTTCTGAAAAAATTTTTGAATTACGTCAAATGGGAGTTAACGACTTGATCCTAGATCCGGGTTTTGGATTTAGTAAGAATCTACTGCAGAATTATGAACTTTTAGGTAAACTCGACCTGCTGGAGACTCTCAACCTGCCAATCCTTACCGGTATATCTCGAAAATCAATGCTTTATCGATTACTTGACATAAAACCTGAAAACGCTTTAAATGCAACCACGGTGGCAAATACCATCGCACTTTTAAAGGGAGCCAGGATCCTGAGGGTTCATGACATCAAAGAAGCGGTAGAAGCCATTGAGATAACTCAAAAAATGAAAGATTCCCAAGTATCTCCATGA
- a CDS encoding TIGR00730 family Rossman fold protein encodes MKRIAVFCGSSKGFKKDYAEAAVELGEHFSKKGIGLVYGGGKIGIMGAIADTMIRNKAEVIGVIPGMLKHEEVAHAKISQMIVTRKMSKRKVRISKLVDGYIALPGGFGTLDEIFEALTLGQLGIERKAIGILNTNNFFKHTLLQLDHMVEEGFLKRENRDMIIISDNVEELINKMQAYQAPIVVEVINKVASR; translated from the coding sequence ATGAAAAGAATTGCTGTTTTTTGTGGCTCGAGTAAAGGCTTTAAAAAAGATTATGCGGAGGCTGCGGTAGAATTGGGCGAGCATTTTTCAAAAAAAGGGATTGGCCTGGTTTATGGAGGGGGGAAAATTGGTATTATGGGAGCCATTGCAGATACAATGATCAGGAATAAAGCCGAGGTCATTGGTGTGATTCCGGGTATGTTAAAACATGAGGAAGTAGCACACGCTAAAATTTCACAGATGATCGTTACTCGAAAAATGTCGAAAAGAAAGGTTAGGATCAGTAAATTAGTAGATGGGTATATTGCCCTACCCGGTGGTTTTGGTACACTGGATGAGATTTTTGAGGCCCTTACCCTGGGCCAGCTTGGAATTGAAAGAAAGGCAATAGGTATTTTAAATACCAACAATTTTTTCAAACACACGCTGCTTCAATTGGATCACATGGTCGAAGAAGGCTTTTTAAAAAGAGAGAATCGAGATATGATCATCATTAGCGACAATGTTGAAGAATTAATAAATAAAATGCAGGCATACCAGGCACCAATAGTGGTAGAAGTAATCAATAAGGTAGCAAGCAGGTAA
- a CDS encoding DUF1599 domain-containing protein translates to MQNTSKQYDEVTAKCRSLFINKMSDYGSAWRILRLPSLTDQIFIKAQRIRQLQENKTRKVDEGEAPEFIGIINYSIMALIQLEEGVAEQPDIDVEKATELYDKHIAQTKALMENKNHDYGEAWRDMRISSLTDLILQKLLRVKQIEDNEGKTIVSEGIDANYQDMINYAIFALILMDE, encoded by the coding sequence ATGCAGAATACGTCCAAGCAATATGATGAAGTGACGGCAAAGTGTCGATCACTCTTCATAAACAAAATGAGTGATTATGGGAGCGCCTGGAGAATACTGAGACTTCCTTCCTTAACAGATCAGATTTTTATTAAAGCACAGCGCATACGTCAGTTACAAGAAAATAAAACCAGGAAAGTAGATGAAGGAGAAGCTCCTGAATTTATTGGGATTATTAATTATTCAATTATGGCTCTTATTCAGTTAGAGGAAGGAGTCGCTGAGCAACCGGATATTGATGTGGAAAAAGCAACGGAACTTTATGACAAACATATTGCTCAGACCAAGGCACTGATGGAAAATAAGAATCATGATTACGGAGAAGCCTGGAGAGATATGCGAATCAGTTCGCTTACTGATCTGATACTTCAGAAATTGCTGAGAGTGAAGCAAATTGAAGATAATGAAGGTAAAACGATTGTATCTGAAGGAATAGATGCGAACTACCAGGATATGATCAATTATGCAATTTTTGCTCTGATACTAATGGACGAATAA
- a CDS encoding BT_3928 family protein: protein MNILSQIIRFIVSVTFIFSGFVKLVDPLGSAYKFEEYFGADVLNLEFLSPFALEFSIVLILAEIMLGVMLLVGFKPKFTVWSLFGISLVFLFLTWYSAYYNKVTDCGCFGDAITLTPWETFYKNIILIVFVIYLLIRVYDIQSLFSDIFAKRVSLISMLVFVGIIIYVLRYLPIVDFRAYAIGKSIPEGMMIPEDAEKPVFEDTWIYNVDGEDRVFTTEEKPWNIEGATFVDRKTRTLKEGYVPPIHDFTMEREGEDLTEQLMQKEKLMLIVAYNLRKSNEEGFKNIKSLSERALEKGFTVYCFSASTLEDYEVVKNKFQLEFDLLFCDETTLKTIVRSNPGIVTLNKGTITGKWSWRQAERVTLD, encoded by the coding sequence ATGAATATACTTAGCCAAATTATAAGATTTATAGTCTCAGTTACCTTTATTTTCTCTGGTTTCGTAAAGTTGGTTGACCCTTTGGGTTCAGCTTATAAGTTTGAAGAATATTTTGGGGCGGATGTGCTTAATCTTGAGTTTTTAAGCCCATTTGCACTGGAGTTTTCCATAGTATTGATTTTAGCTGAAATTATGCTCGGGGTCATGCTTTTGGTTGGGTTCAAACCGAAATTTACAGTTTGGAGTTTGTTTGGGATATCTCTGGTATTTTTATTTTTAACATGGTATTCAGCTTATTACAATAAGGTTACAGACTGTGGTTGTTTTGGAGATGCCATAACACTTACACCCTGGGAAACTTTTTACAAGAATATCATTCTTATTGTGTTTGTGATCTATTTACTGATAAGGGTATACGATATTCAATCCCTATTCTCGGATATTTTTGCGAAGCGAGTCAGTTTGATTTCAATGCTGGTTTTTGTAGGAATCATTATTTATGTATTAAGATATCTCCCTATTGTTGATTTCAGGGCCTATGCTATAGGAAAAAGTATTCCAGAAGGAATGATGATTCCTGAGGATGCAGAAAAACCTGTTTTTGAGGATACCTGGATCTACAATGTTGATGGGGAGGACAGGGTCTTTACTACCGAAGAAAAACCATGGAATATAGAAGGAGCAACATTTGTTGACCGGAAGACCAGAACCTTAAAAGAAGGATATGTTCCCCCTATACATGATTTTACCATGGAAAGGGAAGGAGAGGATCTTACGGAGCAGCTCATGCAAAAGGAAAAGCTAATGCTTATTGTGGCTTACAACCTCAGAAAATCGAATGAAGAGGGTTTTAAGAATATCAAATCCTTGTCGGAAAGAGCTTTAGAAAAGGGATTTACCGTATATTGTTTTTCAGCATCAACTTTAGAAGATTATGAGGTTGTAAAAAACAAATTTCAGTTGGAATTTGATCTCTTATTTTGTGATGAAACAACACTGAAGACCATAGTAAGGTCGAATCCCGGAATTGTTACTTTGAATAAGGGAACCATTACCGGAAAATGGTCCTGGAGGCAAGCTGAGCGTGTAACTTTAGATTAG
- the crcB gene encoding fluoride efflux transporter CrcB: MKQVLLVFIGGGLGSVARYLISLKLNNFENAIPYGTLLANILGSLLIGIIFGYSAKSGYLNENHSLLLATGFCGGFTTFSTFAYENHVYIKGGDYFGLLPYLIATFILAISAVFLGMYVSKFL; the protein is encoded by the coding sequence ATGAAACAGGTGTTATTGGTATTTATAGGAGGAGGACTTGGTAGCGTTGCACGTTATCTCATTAGTTTGAAACTCAATAATTTTGAAAATGCCATACCTTACGGTACTCTTTTGGCCAATATTCTGGGTAGCCTTTTAATAGGAATAATTTTTGGATATTCTGCAAAAAGCGGATACTTGAATGAAAACCATTCCCTTTTGCTGGCAACCGGATTCTGCGGAGGGTTTACCACATTCTCTACTTTTGCTTATGAAAATCATGTTTATATCAAGGGAGGTGACTATTTTGGCTTGCTACCCTATCTTATAGCCACTTTTATTCTGGCGATTTCTGCCGTATTTCTCGGGATGTACGTTTCGAAATTTCTTTAA
- a CDS encoding DUF1684 domain-containing protein produces MKNILFLVSFFFFSLTFAQETNKFKNAKKFQQNLNKEFSSKQESPLTEEDFANFKSLEFYPIDSAYIVTASLTFHEDSKPFKMKTTTDRLPVYRLYATAKFELNGKQHTLEIYQNEKLMLTPEYEDYLFLPFTDLTNGEGSYGGGRYLDLNIPKGKTIEIDFNQAYNPYCAYNSKYSCPVPPKNNHLNVRIQAGVKSFKGH; encoded by the coding sequence ATGAAGAATATTTTATTTCTCGTTTCCTTTTTCTTTTTCTCTCTCACCTTTGCTCAAGAAACGAATAAGTTTAAAAATGCGAAGAAATTCCAGCAGAATCTGAACAAAGAATTTTCAAGCAAACAAGAATCTCCATTGACCGAAGAGGACTTTGCCAATTTTAAATCTCTGGAATTCTATCCGATAGACAGTGCATACATAGTTACAGCTTCCCTGACTTTTCATGAAGACAGTAAACCTTTTAAAATGAAGACCACAACAGACAGGCTTCCTGTTTATCGCTTGTATGCTACCGCTAAATTTGAACTTAACGGAAAACAGCATACCCTGGAAATCTATCAAAATGAAAAATTAATGCTCACTCCAGAGTATGAAGATTATCTTTTTCTGCCATTTACAGACCTTACCAACGGAGAAGGGTCCTATGGTGGTGGCAGATATTTAGACCTTAATATTCCGAAAGGAAAGACTATCGAAATTGATTTTAATCAGGCTTATAACCCCTACTGTGCCTACAACAGTAAATACTCTTGTCCTGTTCCTCCAAAAAATAATCATCTCAATGTTAGAATCCAGGCCGGGGTAAAATCGTTTAAGGGTCATTAA
- a CDS encoding MFS transporter, protein MFKKLIKPYQGLSREVWYLALTTLINRTGAMVLPFLSLYLANFLEFTVPQVGWVMSFYGFGSVAGVFLGGKLSDKVGYYKVMYISLLSTGIVFFALQYVTDFSLFCLGIFSLTLVADAFRPAVWVALDDYSKQENRTRSVTLIRLAINLGFSMGPALGGLLITYVSYQSLFWVDALTCFIAGLIIIKYLRQKTQVKKEEEEEIKLKKSPYKDGRYLIFWFAMFLIGFTFMQYFSTIPLYYSQQLGLNEDKIGLMLAMNGFLIFLLEMPVVNSLEKGKLDNLKIVIAGTFLLMLSFFVISVSPFLGLAIVGIIFMTFGEMLGFPFSNSYALDRSKRGNQGAYMAMYSMSFSFAHILGPNLGMQFSSAFGFESTWVLMGAICFVACIILLVLQRKEAV, encoded by the coding sequence ATGTTTAAGAAACTCATAAAACCCTATCAGGGATTATCAAGAGAAGTTTGGTACCTTGCACTTACCACCCTGATTAACAGGACGGGCGCCATGGTACTTCCGTTTCTCTCATTATACCTGGCCAATTTTCTCGAATTTACCGTACCTCAGGTGGGATGGGTGATGTCTTTTTATGGTTTTGGTTCAGTAGCCGGTGTATTTCTGGGAGGGAAGTTGTCAGACAAAGTAGGATACTATAAAGTGATGTATATAAGTCTTTTAAGTACGGGAATTGTATTTTTTGCACTTCAGTATGTCACTGATTTCTCTCTTTTTTGTTTGGGAATATTTTCATTGACACTGGTTGCGGATGCATTCAGGCCTGCAGTTTGGGTGGCCTTGGATGACTATAGCAAACAAGAGAACAGAACGCGATCCGTTACCTTGATTCGACTGGCCATTAATCTGGGTTTTTCGATGGGGCCGGCGCTGGGCGGACTTCTTATTACTTATGTAAGTTATCAAAGTCTTTTTTGGGTCGATGCTTTGACCTGCTTTATCGCAGGATTGATTATCATAAAATATTTAAGACAAAAAACACAGGTTAAAAAAGAAGAAGAGGAAGAGATCAAGCTTAAAAAGTCGCCTTACAAAGACGGAAGATACCTGATTTTTTGGTTCGCCATGTTTTTGATCGGCTTTACTTTTATGCAGTATTTTTCTACGATTCCGCTCTATTACAGTCAACAGCTTGGACTCAATGAGGATAAAATCGGGCTGATGCTCGCTATGAACGGATTTCTGATCTTTCTGCTCGAAATGCCCGTGGTAAATTCTCTGGAAAAGGGAAAACTCGATAATCTGAAAATAGTTATTGCAGGAACCTTTTTGCTCATGTTAAGTTTTTTTGTGATTTCGGTCAGCCCGTTCCTCGGACTGGCGATTGTTGGAATTATTTTTATGACTTTTGGAGAGATGCTGGGATTCCCGTTTTCAAATTCCTATGCCCTTGACAGATCAAAACGCGGCAATCAGGGAGCTTATATGGCCATGTACAGTATGTCGTTTTCATTTGCACATATTCTTGGGCCAAATCTTGGTATGCAATTTTCTTCTGCTTTTGGGTTTGAATCTACCTGGGTACTGATGGGTGCAATTTGTTTTGTTGCCTGTATCATTCTTCTCGTTTTGCAGCGAAAAGAGGCTGTTTAA
- a CDS encoding class I SAM-dependent methyltransferase — protein MTTELKDVFGQAIKDYFNGENAIIKTYSSVGGWDELPTSYLFRKFQDMPEIEQTALQMSFGKVLDLGCGAGSHSLYLQDKGLKVRPIDISEGAIWTCRQRGLAQAEVKDLWNIKNEKFDTILSLMNGAGICGSMNNVPGFLEHLKSLLQTNGQILIDSSDIIYMFEDDQGIIDIPELDNYYGEVLFESEYKGVRSGTYPWLYIDFYNLQHQASLQNLKCELVVQGPHYDFLARITSG, from the coding sequence ATGACAACGGAACTAAAAGACGTTTTTGGTCAGGCCATTAAAGATTACTTCAACGGTGAAAATGCGATTATAAAAACCTACTCCTCGGTGGGGGGCTGGGATGAATTACCCACGTCTTATCTGTTCAGAAAATTTCAGGATATGCCTGAAATAGAACAGACCGCGTTGCAAATGTCCTTTGGAAAAGTTTTGGATCTCGGCTGTGGTGCAGGCAGCCATTCACTCTATCTTCAGGATAAAGGCCTCAAGGTAAGACCGATTGATATCTCGGAAGGTGCAATCTGGACCTGCAGGCAAAGGGGATTAGCTCAGGCCGAAGTAAAAGATCTTTGGAATATAAAAAATGAAAAATTTGATACGATTTTATCTTTGATGAATGGGGCGGGTATTTGTGGTTCAATGAATAATGTCCCAGGCTTTTTAGAACATTTAAAAAGTTTGTTGCAAACCAACGGTCAGATACTTATAGACTCATCAGATATCATTTATATGTTTGAAGATGACCAAGGGATTATCGATATCCCGGAACTTGACAATTATTACGGTGAAGTTCTTTTTGAATCTGAATACAAAGGTGTAAGAAGTGGCACCTATCCCTGGTTATATATTGACTTCTATAATCTTCAACATCAGGCCTCCCTTCAGAATCTGAAATGCGAACTGGTAGTACAGGGGCCTCATTACGATTTTCTGGCAAGGATCACCTCTGGCTAA
- a CDS encoding CocE/NonD family hydrolase, translating into MTKHISKLLTVLIFFLLLACSKEQTENTGEKTATSSYIKDNFTKKEVSITMRDGIKLHTTIYAPKDTSITYPILLKRTPYSCRPYGENEYPSRLGPNKFIMKEGYIFVYQDVRGRWMSEGTYDNMRAYIPNKKSDQEIDESSDTYDTIDWLVKNVQNNNGNVGTYGISYPGFYSTYSAIDAHPALKAASPQACIGDFFFDDFHHNGAYLLSYFRATSVFGTPKDKPVDTAWYKTPDLKTQDQYQFFLDAGPLSNLNKYFQYESIDNPSLRKEDLVDDFFWQELIDHPNYDSVWQKKGIIQHLKNINPGVATMVVGGWFDAEDLYGPLETYKTIEKHNPDNYNTLVFGPWDHGGWSRDRERNAVGNYYFGDSISYFFQQEIESRFFEHFLKNNGDHESGLPEAYVFDSGKRRWSTYDSWPPENVSKRKWYLNGNQKLSENKEKEDEISFISDIKRPVPYTEDIKTVFTPRKYMTDDQRFAARRPDVLVFETDILENDLTLAGDIHAKLQVATTGTDADWIVKIIDVHPSDTEESNDELQDHLKMSNYHLMVRSEVMRGKFRNSFEKPEPFTPNKKTEVNIKLQDVYHTIKKGHKLQIQVQSTWFPLIDLNPQTFVPNIFKAEESDFKTQTHRVFTSSYVQFTVKNE; encoded by the coding sequence ATGACAAAACATATTTCAAAACTTCTTACCGTTCTTATTTTCTTTCTATTATTAGCATGTTCTAAAGAACAAACTGAAAATACAGGAGAAAAAACAGCAACTAGCTCTTATATCAAGGATAATTTCACGAAAAAAGAAGTTAGCATAACCATGCGCGACGGGATCAAACTGCACACTACCATCTATGCTCCTAAAGATACTTCCATAACCTACCCTATCTTGCTCAAAAGGACTCCATACAGTTGCAGGCCTTATGGAGAAAACGAATATCCTTCACGGCTCGGTCCAAATAAATTTATCATGAAAGAAGGATATATTTTTGTTTATCAGGATGTACGCGGAAGGTGGATGAGTGAGGGGACTTATGACAACATGAGAGCCTATATCCCGAATAAAAAATCAGATCAGGAAATTGATGAAAGTTCAGATACGTACGATACGATAGACTGGCTGGTTAAAAACGTCCAGAACAACAATGGAAATGTTGGTACCTATGGAATTTCCTATCCAGGATTTTATTCCACTTATTCAGCTATAGACGCCCACCCGGCTCTAAAGGCAGCTTCTCCTCAAGCCTGTATCGGTGATTTCTTTTTTGATGATTTTCACCATAATGGCGCTTATTTGCTCAGCTATTTCAGGGCCACTTCGGTCTTTGGTACTCCTAAAGACAAACCGGTAGATACCGCCTGGTATAAGACCCCGGATCTAAAGACCCAAGATCAATACCAGTTCTTTCTGGATGCAGGTCCCTTAAGTAACCTAAATAAATATTTTCAATATGAAAGCATTGATAATCCAAGCTTAAGAAAGGAAGATCTTGTTGACGATTTTTTCTGGCAGGAACTTATCGATCATCCCAATTACGACAGTGTCTGGCAGAAAAAAGGTATTATTCAGCATTTGAAAAACATCAATCCCGGTGTGGCTACCATGGTTGTGGGCGGATGGTTTGATGCTGAGGATCTTTACGGTCCGCTGGAGACTTATAAAACCATCGAAAAGCACAACCCTGATAATTACAATACCCTGGTTTTCGGTCCCTGGGATCATGGAGGATGGTCGAGGGACAGAGAAAGAAATGCCGTAGGAAACTATTATTTTGGTGATTCAATCTCCTATTTTTTCCAACAAGAGATCGAATCCAGATTTTTTGAACATTTTTTGAAAAACAATGGTGATCACGAATCCGGCCTTCCCGAGGCTTATGTTTTTGATTCTGGTAAAAGAAGATGGAGCACCTACGATTCCTGGCCCCCTGAAAATGTGTCCAAACGAAAATGGTATCTCAATGGAAATCAGAAACTTTCAGAAAATAAGGAAAAAGAAGATGAAATCTCGTTTATCAGTGATATCAAAAGGCCGGTCCCTTATACAGAGGATATAAAGACTGTTTTTACACCGAGAAAGTATATGACGGATGACCAGCGTTTTGCGGCAAGAAGGCCTGATGTATTGGTGTTTGAAACAGATATTTTGGAAAATGACCTCACCCTTGCCGGAGATATACATGCCAAACTTCAGGTGGCTACAACGGGTACCGATGCCGACTGGATCGTAAAAATCATAGATGTACACCCGTCGGATACTGAAGAATCTAATGATGAACTTCAGGATCACCTCAAAATGAGTAATTATCATTTAATGGTAAGAAGCGAGGTAATGCGTGGGAAATTCAGAAATAGTTTCGAAAAACCCGAACCATTTACTCCCAACAAGAAGACTGAAGTGAATATAAAGCTTCAGGATGTTTATCACACGATCAAGAAAGGACATAAATTACAAATACAGGTGCAGAGTACGTGGTTCCCTCTTATAGACCTCAATCCGCAAACCTTTGTTCCCAATATATTTAAAGCCGAAGAAAGTGATTTTAAAACTCAGACACATCGTGTTTTCACGTCTTCTTATGTTCAGTTTACGGTCAAGAACGAGTAA